From Vibrio tritonius, the proteins below share one genomic window:
- a CDS encoding dienelactone hydrolase family protein, with protein MKKLLCILLSSTFCLLSPISNAASQGATGKDYVHQEIDSPDRSFPLFYQKLKDHRMPFALAWHKGMDPAVWHKKAFAKAQDIILPYSDNTPFNPVVIDQIDRGSYLAQKVVFNISNESRVMALLLTPKGKGPFPAALFLHDHGARFDIGKEKFVETWNDDARLASSKQWAHKYFTDRFPGDELAKRGYVVLSIDALGWGDRSVAGFKTDSQQALASNLFNLGSSFAGVIALDDLRAAKFLAHLPNVDKQRVASIGFSMGAFRSWQVAALSPDIKASIVDCWMGTMKGLMVPGNNQLKGQSSFTMLHPYIARYLDYPDVAGLAAPKPMLVFAGGKDPLFPVTAVKEAFGKLHSIWQANKADNKLVTKVWPEKSHIFTQDMQEAAFNWLDKQFQVKQ; from the coding sequence ATGAAGAAACTCCTCTGCATACTGCTTAGCAGTACATTCTGCCTGCTCAGTCCTATCTCTAATGCGGCCAGTCAGGGCGCTACAGGCAAAGACTATGTTCACCAAGAAATCGACTCACCAGACCGCAGCTTTCCACTGTTTTACCAAAAACTGAAAGATCACCGCATGCCTTTTGCTCTGGCGTGGCATAAAGGTATGGATCCAGCGGTTTGGCATAAAAAAGCGTTTGCTAAGGCGCAAGACATTATTCTGCCCTACTCCGATAACACCCCATTCAACCCAGTGGTGATTGACCAAATCGATCGCGGAAGTTACCTCGCACAAAAGGTGGTATTTAACATCAGTAATGAAAGTCGCGTCATGGCATTACTGCTCACTCCAAAGGGAAAAGGTCCATTCCCCGCCGCACTCTTTTTACATGACCATGGTGCTCGCTTCGATATAGGCAAGGAGAAATTCGTTGAAACATGGAACGACGATGCACGCTTAGCCTCATCAAAACAGTGGGCACACAAATACTTCACCGACCGTTTCCCCGGGGATGAGTTAGCCAAACGCGGTTATGTTGTGCTGTCTATAGATGCATTAGGCTGGGGAGATCGTTCTGTTGCTGGTTTTAAAACCGATTCACAACAAGCGTTAGCATCCAATTTATTTAATCTAGGCAGCTCGTTTGCCGGTGTTATCGCTCTTGATGATCTGCGTGCGGCAAAATTTTTAGCCCACTTACCCAACGTAGATAAACAACGGGTCGCTTCAATCGGTTTTTCCATGGGGGCATTTCGTTCATGGCAAGTCGCTGCGCTTTCGCCAGACATCAAAGCCAGCATCGTAGATTGTTGGATGGGAACAATGAAGGGGCTCATGGTTCCGGGCAATAACCAACTTAAAGGACAGTCATCATTTACCATGCTGCATCCATACATCGCACGCTATCTCGATTACCCAGATGTAGCCGGACTTGCCGCACCAAAACCTATGCTAGTGTTTGCCGGAGGAAAAGACCCACTCTTCCCAGTTACCGCGGTTAAAGAAGCGTTTGGTAAATTACACAGTATCTGGCAAGCCAATAAGGCCGATAATAAATTAGTAACTAAGGTTTGGCCGGAAAAATCGCACATTTTTACCCAAGACATGCAAGAAGCTGCCTTCAACTGGCTTGATAAACAATTTCAAGTCAAACAGTAA
- a CDS encoding response regulator, whose protein sequence is MSFPVLICDDSALVRKQMARSLPASLNADISFAVHGLDALAQLEQTEFKLMFLDLTMPELDGYGTLEEMQKRGMSTPVVVVSGDIQPKAKERVLGLGAKAFIQKPMDKATLNLVLKDIVEAPAQPKLVTPVSIDLPVLKRRDIYMEVANVSMGRAADALARHFDVFVNLPLPNVNIFEVSELHMALRDIADNDQVSGVCQGFSGEGIAGEALVLLSDSSVSDLKKLMKVPADSEELEELELLMDVSNILVGSFLNGLGQQAEVRFFQSSPVLLGQHISIESVICNTSGSFHKTMTFEVSYTIEGTSIRCDLLFMFVDESLPLLDNKLSYLMEDF, encoded by the coding sequence ATGTCGTTCCCCGTACTTATCTGTGATGACTCTGCTTTAGTTCGCAAGCAGATGGCGCGCTCTTTGCCTGCGTCTTTAAATGCAGATATCAGTTTTGCTGTGCATGGCTTAGATGCGCTAGCTCAGCTTGAACAAACTGAGTTTAAATTGATGTTTCTTGACCTTACCATGCCCGAGTTGGATGGCTATGGCACGCTTGAAGAGATGCAAAAACGCGGCATGAGCACACCCGTAGTTGTCGTTTCAGGTGATATCCAACCTAAAGCGAAAGAACGTGTACTAGGGCTCGGAGCGAAAGCCTTTATTCAAAAACCAATGGATAAAGCGACGCTCAATTTGGTACTGAAAGATATCGTTGAGGCGCCTGCCCAGCCTAAGCTCGTCACGCCGGTTTCCATTGATTTACCCGTGCTCAAACGCCGCGATATTTACATGGAAGTTGCCAACGTGTCTATGGGGCGTGCCGCTGATGCACTCGCTCGTCATTTTGATGTGTTTGTTAATCTACCTTTACCAAACGTCAATATCTTTGAAGTCAGTGAGCTGCATATGGCTCTGCGCGATATTGCCGACAATGATCAGGTCTCTGGTGTTTGTCAGGGGTTTAGTGGTGAAGGTATTGCTGGAGAGGCTTTAGTTTTACTCAGTGATTCCAGTGTGTCTGATCTGAAAAAATTGATGAAAGTACCAGCAGACAGTGAGGAGCTGGAAGAGCTTGAGCTGTTGATGGATGTATCGAATATTTTGGTCGGCTCTTTTTTGAATGGGTTAGGCCAACAGGCGGAAGTCCGATTTTTCCAAAGCTCTCCGGTTTTGCTCGGACAGCACATCTCGATTGAATCGGTAATCTGTAACACATCCGGATCTTTTCATAAAACCATGACATTTGAAGTGAGTTACACCATTGAAGGCACGTCGATTCGTTGTGATTTATTGTTTATGTTTGTTGATGAGTCGCTCCCATTACTCGACAACAAACTCTCCTATTTGATGGAGGATTTCTAA
- a CDS encoding PAS domain-containing protein yields the protein MLTLPAEFEQFHWMVDMVQNVDMGLIVLDREYKIQVWNGFMTHHSGKQAHDVIGKTLFEIFPEIPQEWFKLKTKPVYDLGCRSFITWQQRPFLFKCRNVRPVTQQAEFMYQNITLNPMRTPTGVVSSMFLSIQDATSEALISLQSR from the coding sequence ATGCTGACACTGCCTGCTGAATTTGAGCAGTTCCATTGGATGGTCGACATGGTACAAAATGTCGATATGGGACTGATCGTTTTGGATCGTGAATACAAGATTCAGGTGTGGAACGGTTTTATGACCCATCATAGCGGCAAGCAAGCCCATGATGTGATAGGCAAAACCCTGTTTGAAATTTTTCCAGAAATTCCCCAAGAGTGGTTTAAATTGAAAACTAAACCTGTGTATGACTTGGGATGTCGTAGTTTCATTACGTGGCAGCAGCGACCATTCCTCTTTAAATGTCGCAACGTACGCCCTGTGACACAACAAGCAGAATTTATGTATCAAAACATCACACTTAACCCAATGCGAACGCCAACTGGGGTAGTCAGCTCGATGTTCTTATCGATACAAGACGCAACCTCGGAAGCGCTCATCTCTCTTCAATCTCGATAA
- a CDS encoding bifunctional ADP-dependent NAD(P)H-hydrate dehydratase/NAD(P)H-hydrate epimerase: MPLPNSFYTAQQVKQGEVQAAKAKGLEMFSLMERAGQAVFTIALAQYPSAHHWLVCCGGGNNGGDGYIAACLAKSMGHQVTVWQIGDPEKLKGDALTAYYHWLDHGGDVYPIDDRIPRDVDLILDGLMGTGLNGPVREPVSDVIDTINQSGKPVVAIDIPSGLSADTGAVLGKAVRAQHTISFIGLKQGLVTGEARNYVGKLHFAGLGVSESFDEQNIPTLKAIDSRVMKLFLPRRAASSHKGNHGKALLIGGNAGMGGAMMLSAQACSRVGCGLTAALVHPENTTAMLISAPEVMCAGWDDERLAQRLDWSVVIGLGPGLGRDEQSQHLFDVVTKSDKPKVVDADALFLLAHSPNYDDKRILTPHSAEAARLLGASVDLVEADRFKAVTALQQKYGGVVVLKGAGTLVCDGNETFVCLAGNPGMATGGMGDVLTGVITSLLAQGLTLFNAAKAGVLIHSQAADKDAELKGERGLLASDLLPHLRTLVN; encoded by the coding sequence ATGCCACTGCCAAATTCGTTCTACACTGCGCAACAAGTTAAACAAGGTGAGGTCCAAGCTGCAAAAGCAAAGGGCCTTGAAATGTTCAGTTTAATGGAAAGAGCGGGACAAGCGGTCTTTACCATTGCACTGGCGCAATATCCTTCTGCTCATCACTGGTTAGTGTGCTGTGGCGGTGGCAATAACGGCGGTGATGGCTATATTGCTGCTTGTTTAGCTAAGTCGATGGGGCATCAAGTCACCGTTTGGCAAATTGGCGACCCTGAAAAGTTAAAAGGGGACGCGCTCACTGCTTATTACCATTGGTTGGACCATGGCGGCGATGTTTACCCTATTGATGATCGAATCCCCCGAGATGTTGACTTGATTTTGGATGGGTTAATGGGCACTGGGCTAAACGGTCCGGTACGCGAGCCAGTAAGCGATGTGATCGATACCATAAATCAAAGTGGTAAGCCGGTTGTCGCTATTGATATTCCCTCTGGTTTGAGTGCTGATACCGGGGCGGTTCTTGGTAAAGCGGTACGCGCTCAACATACCATCAGTTTTATTGGACTCAAGCAAGGTTTAGTAACGGGCGAAGCTCGCAATTACGTCGGTAAGCTTCACTTTGCGGGATTGGGAGTATCGGAAAGCTTTGATGAACAGAATATCCCCACGTTAAAAGCGATAGATAGCCGTGTAATGAAGTTATTCTTGCCACGTCGTGCTGCCAGTTCTCATAAAGGTAACCATGGCAAAGCATTGCTCATTGGGGGGAACGCAGGGATGGGCGGTGCGATGATGCTATCTGCTCAAGCCTGCAGCCGAGTAGGGTGTGGCCTAACTGCCGCTCTTGTGCATCCGGAGAATACGACGGCAATGTTGATCTCCGCGCCAGAAGTCATGTGTGCCGGGTGGGATGATGAGCGACTAGCTCAACGCTTAGATTGGTCGGTAGTGATTGGCCTTGGCCCCGGACTGGGGCGAGACGAGCAGAGCCAGCACCTATTTGATGTCGTGACAAAGAGTGACAAGCCCAAGGTCGTAGATGCCGATGCCTTGTTTTTGTTAGCTCATTCACCTAATTATGATGACAAACGTATTCTTACTCCACACTCAGCAGAAGCGGCTCGTCTGCTCGGTGCGAGTGTTGATTTGGTGGAAGCGGATCGCTTTAAAGCCGTGACAGCACTACAGCAAAAATATGGCGGCGTTGTCGTATTAAAAGGAGCTGGAACTCTGGTGTGTGATGGTAATGAAACGTTTGTTTGTCTAGCAGGCAATCCAGGGATGGCGACAGGTGGCATGGGGGATGTGCTTACTGGTGTTATCACATCATTGCTTGCGCAGGGGTTGACTCTGTTTAATGCAGCTAAGGCCGGCGTTTTGATTCACAGCCAAGCGGCTGACAAAGATGCTGAGCTAAAAGGTGAGCGAGGTTTACTGGCAAGCGACCTTCTGCCGCACTTGAGAACGTTGGTAAATTAG
- a CDS encoding GMP reductase: MRIEQELKLGFKDVLFRPKRSTLKSRSQVNLTREFTFKHSGRQWSGVPIIAANMDSVGSFAMAKALAKHGVMTAVHKHYSVEDWAEFVKSSDNNTLNKVMVSTGTSDADFEKTKEILALSDEIIFICIDIANGYSEHLVDYVERVRAQFPDKVISAGNVVTGDMVEELILAGADIVKVGIGPGSVCTTRVKTGVGYPQLSAIIECADAAHGLGGRIVGDGGCTCPGDVSKAFGGGADFVMLGGMLAAHEESGGELIQQNGETFMKFYGMSSQSAMDKHSGGVAKYRAAEGKTVLLPYKGPVEHSIQDILGGVRSTCTYVGAAQLKELTKRTTFIRVQEQENNVYGKE, from the coding sequence ATGCGTATCGAACAAGAACTTAAGTTAGGTTTTAAAGATGTATTGTTTCGCCCGAAACGTTCAACCCTTAAAAGCCGTTCCCAAGTAAATTTAACCCGCGAGTTTACATTCAAGCACAGCGGTCGTCAATGGTCTGGTGTACCTATTATTGCAGCAAACATGGATTCAGTAGGTAGTTTCGCTATGGCGAAGGCACTTGCTAAGCACGGAGTGATGACAGCAGTACACAAACACTACTCAGTTGAAGACTGGGCTGAGTTTGTAAAATCTAGTGATAACAATACCTTAAATAAAGTAATGGTATCAACGGGTACATCGGACGCTGATTTTGAAAAAACCAAAGAGATCCTAGCATTAAGCGATGAAATTATTTTCATCTGTATCGATATTGCCAACGGGTACTCAGAGCATTTAGTGGATTACGTAGAACGTGTACGTGCCCAATTCCCCGATAAAGTCATTTCTGCAGGTAACGTTGTGACTGGCGATATGGTGGAAGAACTTATCCTTGCTGGTGCAGATATTGTAAAAGTGGGTATTGGCCCTGGTTCTGTGTGTACCACTCGCGTAAAAACAGGCGTTGGTTACCCGCAACTTTCAGCCATTATTGAATGTGCTGATGCAGCACATGGCCTTGGTGGTCGTATTGTCGGTGACGGTGGCTGCACCTGCCCTGGCGACGTCTCAAAAGCGTTTGGTGGCGGTGCCGATTTCGTGATGTTGGGTGGCATGCTAGCGGCTCATGAGGAGTCAGGCGGTGAGCTTATCCAACAAAATGGCGAAACGTTTATGAAGTTCTACGGCATGTCTTCACAAAGCGCGATGGACAAGCACTCCGGCGGCGTTGCAAAATACCGCGCAGCGGAAGGAAAAACCGTACTATTGCCATACAAAGGCCCAGTAGAACACTCCATCCAAGACATCCTTGGCGGCGTACGCTCAACCTGCACCTACGTAGGCGCAGCGCAGCTTAAAGAGCTAACTAAGCGCACCACTTTTATCCGCGTACAAGAGCAAGAAAACAACGTGTACGGGAAAGAGTAA
- a CDS encoding phage integrase, with protein MAIRNLKDNSKKPWLCECYPNGRSGKRVRKNFATKGEASAFEKFVMREVNEKPWFGEKLDSRRLSDLITVWYSHYGRSLVNGDVIINKFHHMVESMNNPLASAFTAKHYSDYRSKRMSGKVVFVDEKRWNRGKPSISTLNSELARFKAVFNKLKELGEWSLPNPLDDIKPFRENERTMEFLPTDKIELLLELVGQHERADMIKIVKLCLATGARWNEAAKLHSSQLSEYKVTFTNTKTKKNRSVPISEELYKEIYKPMTGQLFEECYTPFCYILKNKLDIEIPSGQASHILRHTFASHFMMNGGNILVLRDILGHADISMTMRYAHFAPAHLSEAISLNPLAQL; from the coding sequence ATGGCAATCCGTAATCTAAAAGACAACAGTAAAAAACCGTGGTTATGCGAGTGTTACCCGAATGGGCGCTCAGGAAAGCGTGTACGCAAAAACTTCGCGACTAAAGGGGAAGCATCCGCTTTTGAAAAATTCGTCATGCGAGAGGTCAATGAGAAGCCCTGGTTCGGTGAAAAGCTAGATAGTCGCCGACTAAGTGATCTTATTACCGTTTGGTATTCCCACTATGGCCGTTCTTTGGTGAATGGAGACGTAATTATAAATAAGTTTCACCATATGGTGGAATCGATGAACAACCCATTAGCCTCTGCGTTTACAGCTAAACATTATTCCGACTATCGCAGCAAACGAATGTCAGGAAAAGTTGTGTTTGTTGACGAAAAACGTTGGAATCGTGGTAAGCCTAGCATTTCTACGCTCAATTCTGAGTTGGCCCGCTTTAAAGCCGTATTCAATAAGCTCAAAGAACTTGGCGAATGGTCATTGCCAAATCCACTGGATGATATCAAACCATTTCGAGAAAACGAGCGGACCATGGAATTTTTGCCTACCGATAAGATTGAATTACTTCTTGAGTTGGTTGGTCAGCATGAACGCGCAGACATGATTAAGATCGTTAAACTTTGTTTAGCCACTGGAGCAAGGTGGAACGAAGCCGCCAAATTGCACTCTAGCCAGCTTTCTGAGTACAAAGTAACCTTCACCAATACTAAGACCAAGAAAAACCGCTCTGTGCCTATCTCTGAGGAATTATACAAAGAAATTTATAAGCCAATGACAGGTCAACTGTTTGAAGAGTGCTACACCCCTTTTTGCTACATTCTCAAGAACAAGTTAGACATTGAAATTCCGAGTGGCCAAGCGTCACACATTTTACGTCATACTTTCGCCAGTCACTTTATGATGAACGGAGGTAATATTCTTGTCCTGCGTGACATTCTTGGTCACGCCGATATTTCCATGACAATGCGTTATGCGCACTTCGCCCCCGCTCACCTTTCCGAAGCCATTTCTTTAAATCCATTAGCCCAGTTGTAA
- a CDS encoding TniQ family protein, with the protein MQVGGILMKTMLLQPPKPFEDESLESYLIRIANKNGYQDFDRFLSALKHYLCDGDSERFSSFPTDIRRINPYSSKHSSAARSHALHQISQLTFTEPVDLLKLAINRSPLKYSPSVTALIRGCEVFPRSLLRTNIIPVCPVCLKENGYANYLWHFEGYDYPPLAGQLSLLKFNQFIASPSFLANCIFQFFRDSGYLMMFTSWRLGAFN; encoded by the coding sequence ATGCAAGTGGGTGGGATATTGATGAAGACGATGTTACTGCAACCACCAAAGCCATTCGAAGACGAAAGTCTTGAGAGCTATTTAATCCGAATCGCAAACAAAAATGGTTACCAAGATTTCGATCGTTTTTTATCTGCACTTAAACACTATTTGTGCGATGGGGATTCTGAGAGATTTTCCTCATTCCCCACTGATATCCGTCGAATAAACCCATATTCATCAAAACATAGCTCAGCAGCTAGAAGTCATGCTCTCCATCAGATAAGTCAATTAACATTTACTGAGCCCGTTGATTTACTGAAGTTAGCTATTAATCGCTCACCACTTAAATATTCCCCATCAGTAACTGCACTTATCCGCGGTTGCGAGGTTTTCCCACGATCTTTACTAAGGACCAATATCATCCCGGTATGTCCTGTTTGCCTTAAAGAAAATGGATACGCTAACTATTTATGGCATTTTGAAGGTTATGACTACCCCCCTCTGGCAGGACAGTTGTCACTGTTAAAATTTAACCAGTTTATTGCTTCACCTTCTTTTTTAGCCAATTGTATCTTTCAATTCTTTCGCGACAGTGGCTACCTGATGATGTTTACCAGTTGGCGTTTGGGGGCTTTCAATTGA
- a CDS encoding TniQ family protein, which yields MKLAQSTFNEPLKLLGIAINRTNLKYSLSTSAVIRGSEVFPRSLPRTKSIPCCPLYLQENGYASYLWHLKGYDHCHIHNVPLITSCSCGNEFDYRVSELKGVCSNCKEPIATKSRGREPKLAYNVANWLAGNGSEELPNLPKSYRWGLIHWWTHLNDDKFDHGSFTHFFANWTSAFHSMIDAEIELNLEHAVVCTSELRLKDLICRLFFITSSLKLHDFKNYMNHVIFQIV from the coding sequence TTGAAACTCGCCCAATCGACGTTTAACGAACCTCTCAAGTTACTTGGAATAGCAATAAACAGAACAAACTTAAAATATTCTCTATCAACCAGTGCTGTGATACGAGGTTCTGAAGTATTTCCTCGTAGTTTACCCCGAACAAAGTCCATCCCCTGCTGCCCATTGTACTTACAAGAAAATGGCTACGCCAGTTACCTATGGCATTTGAAGGGTTACGATCACTGTCATATTCATAACGTACCTTTAATTACCTCTTGTAGCTGTGGCAACGAGTTTGACTATCGAGTATCTGAGTTAAAAGGAGTTTGCAGCAATTGCAAGGAGCCTATCGCGACAAAAAGTAGAGGCAGGGAACCCAAGCTGGCATACAACGTTGCAAATTGGCTCGCTGGCAACGGCTCTGAAGAGCTGCCCAACCTCCCAAAGAGCTATCGCTGGGGCTTGATTCATTGGTGGACACACCTTAATGACGATAAATTCGACCATGGTTCATTCACCCATTTTTTCGCAAACTGGACAAGCGCATTTCATTCAATGATCGATGCTGAAATAGAATTAAACCTTGAGCATGCTGTTGTCTGCACATCTGAATTACGATTAAAAGATCTTATATGCCGACTATTTTTTATTACAAGCTCACTAAAATTACACGATTTTAAGAATTACATGAATCATGTAATTTTCCAAATCGTGTAA